A stretch of the Gossypium hirsutum isolate 1008001.06 chromosome D07, Gossypium_hirsutum_v2.1, whole genome shotgun sequence genome encodes the following:
- the LOC107954335 gene encoding dihydropyrimidinase, protein MAHFLTYLLLSFLIIYDSLGLSQSNQFCDAGVGYPESTCGFSSSSSSKLLIKGGTVLNAHQQEVADVYVEDGIIVAVKPNIKVDEDVTLLDATGKYVMPGGIDPHTHLAMEFMGTETIDDFFSGQAAALAGGTTMHIDFVIPVNGSLVTGFEAYKKKAKKSCMNYGFHMAITKWDESVSREMEIMVKEKGINSFKFFMAYKGSLMISDELLLQGLERCKSLGALAMVHAENGDAVFEGQKRMIDLGITGPEGHALSRPPVLEGEATARAIRLAKFVNTPLYVVHVMSIDAMEEIARARKSGQKVIGEPVVSGLVLNDSGLWDPDFVTAAKYVMSPPIRESGHDKALQAALSTGVLQLVGTDHCTFNSTQKAFGIDDFRKIPNGVNGIEERMHLVWDTMVESGQISVTDFVRITSTECARIFNIYPRKGAILVGSDADIIIFNPNSSFEISASMHHSRTDTNVYDGRKGKGKVEVTIVGGRVVWQDNELKVVPGSGKYIEMPPFSYLFNGIDKADAKYLSSLQAPVKRYFTAS, encoded by the exons ATGGCTCATTTCTTAACTTATCTTTTACTCTCGTTTCTTATAATCTACGACTCTCTTGGCCTCTCGCAATCCAACCAG TTTTGTGATGCTGGGGTTGGATATCCTGAGTCAACGTGTGGGTTTTCGTCATCATCGTCGTCAAAGCTGTTGATTAAGGGAGGAACTGTGTTGAATGCTCACCAGCAGGAGGTAGCTGATGTTTATGTTGAAGATGGCATTATTGTTGCTGTTAAGCCTAATATAAAG GTTGATGAGGATGTCACCTTGCTTGATGCCACTGGAAAATATGTCATGCCAG GAGGAATTGATCCTCACACACACCTGGCTATGGAGTTCATGGGTACTGAGACTATTGATGACTTCTTTAGCGGTCAGGCAGCAGCATTAGCAGGTGGAACAACAATGCATATTGACTTTGTTATACCTGTTAATGGTAGCTTGGTAACAGGATTTGAAGCCTataaaaagaaagcaaagaaGTCTTGTATGAATTATGGTTTCCATATGGCAATCACAAAATGGGATGAATCAGTTTCAAGGGAAATGGAAATAATGGTTAAGGAGAAAG GTATTaactcttttaaatttttcatggCATACAAGGGGTCTCTTATGATCAGTGATGAGCTTCTACTGCAAGGATTAGAGAGATGTAAGTCTCTCGGTGCCCTGGCTATGGTCCATGCTGAAAATGGAGATGCTGTGTTTGAAGGACAGAAAAGAATGATTGATCTTGGTATTACTGGTCCAGAAGGGCATGCTCTTTCTAGGCCTCCTGTG CTAGAAGGTGAGGCAACTGCACGAGCAATTCGTTTGGCAAAGTTTGTGAATACGCCTCTATATGTTGTCCATGTGATGAGCATTGATGCCATGGAAGAAATAGCTAGAGCTAGAAAATCAG GGCAGAAGGTTATTGGAGAGCCCGTGGTTTCTGGATTGGTCCTCAATGATTCTGGGCTTTGGGATCCTGACTTCGTCACTGCAGCAAA GTATGTCATGAGTCCTCCTATAAGGGAATCAGGACATGACAAGGCTCTGCAAGCTGCCCTTTCAACTGGAGTTCTGCAG CTGGTAGGAACTGATCATTGTACTTTTAATTCTACTCAAAAAGCTTTTGGCATTGATGATTTCCGGAAAATTCCCAATGGTGTCAATG GGATTGAGGAGAGGATGCACCTAGTTTGGGATACAATGGTG GAATCTGGCCAAATTTCCGTCACTGATTTTGTCCGGATTACAAGCACTGAATG TGCCAGAATCTTCAATATTTATCCAAGAAAAGGAGCAATTCTTGTTGGATCAGATGcagatattattatatttaatcccAACTCTAGCTTTGAAATAAGTGCGAGCATGCACCACTCTAGAACTGACACAAATGTCTATGATGGTAGGAAAGGAAAG GGAAAGGTTGAAGTGACAATAGTTGGAGGAAGAGTTGTTTGGCAAGATAACGAGCTAAAAGTTGTCCCTGGTTCTGGAAAGTATATTGAAATGCCTCCCTTCAGCTATCTTTTCAATGGAATTGACAAGGCTGACGCTAAGTACTTATCTTCTCTCCAAGCTCCAGTGAAGCGCTACTTTACGGCATCTTAA